Proteins from a genomic interval of Toxotes jaculatrix isolate fToxJac2 chromosome 5, fToxJac2.pri, whole genome shotgun sequence:
- the plcg2 gene encoding 1-phosphatidylinositol 4,5-bisphosphate phosphodiesterase gamma-2, with translation MAHLGQQGEMTEYKKIVIKRDMEMGVVMTVFRQKAERLTVQVIMETRQVAWTRTADKTDGVLDLFEIREIRPGRNSKDFERFRDGKDKHDENTCFTIFYGSQFVLNTLSLGADSVEEAQKWLIGLELLRQETVAAPTPVLIESWLRKQMYSVNQTKTNSISMKELKALLPLLNYKAPSSRALKDKFLEVGAKKDRLDFEQFHKLYNLIMFEQNEILDEFKKESCAFILGNTDKPDASAVLLHDFQRFLMYQQQETWASDLNQVRELMTTFIDDTMRKTNDPEFTVSEFLSFLFSKENSVWNEKFSEISNLDMNNPLSHYWINSSHNTYLTGDQLRSESSTEAYVRCLRLGCRCVELDCWEGPGEPIIYHGWTRTTKIKFEDVVKAINDHAFVTSEFPVILSIEEHCPLEQQRQMARIFKEVFGNKLLTEPVEQMAEQLPSPAQLKGKIILKHKKLSVEGGGSSKDLRKGQKQGDLEIWDPVDQRWNKHYCVIRDDKLYYAEEDEDQDEDSRKYQDLHCSEPWFHGHMKEGRLMAERLIHDYCAETGGRDGTFLVRGSDTYVSDFTLSFWRSGRVQHCRIRSGSEGGHTYFYLTPNLHFPSVYSLIQHYRENPLRCQDFELRLTDAVPQPDPHLQERWFYSNLSRGQAEDYLLRIPRDGAFLIRQREGEPDSYAITFRGDGKVKHCRIQKEGNKYLLGTTTEFESLVELVNYFKKKPLYRKIKLRYPVTPELVDRFSTEKDCASLYEMKTYVEPNEIEPALPQSTVRALYSYPASRPDELSFSKGALIHNVTKGNNGWWKGDYGGKVQLFFPSNYVEEVSNNTQPETKGQDLEDNPLGELCKGVVDISKCNIQNLKNGKNGKPHVLTLQDIEQDSLQFDLAAGSVEELFEWYQVAWDITQREMSKQYNREQEMKQQVEVEKKAEVAMEMSDLVVYCQPRSKEKDRFDGYSYKEIRSFVENKTPSKSRTKDFLQYNRKALSRVYPKGQRVESSNYDPYPLWATGCHMVALNFQTADKYTQLNSALFSLNGHTGYVLQPELMRSDSFDPNQEKKKVKHVISVRVIAARHLPKPGRSIASPFVEIELCGHTEEKFKTIVYRDNGLTPVWKAPAEPVVFTVYEPELTFLRFVVNEEDMFSDPNFLAQATFPVKGIRSGYRSVPLKNGYSENLELASLLVYVSVQQAGRAEEELYSSSSQLKKKQAEVSNEPFLYDTHTNIQRSTLPRQQNNLMREYSTSEKHRTKEKKINSK, from the exons atggCTCATTTGGGGCAGCAAGGCGAGATGACGGAGTACAAGAAGATCGTGATCAAACGGGATATGGAGATGGGTGTGGTCATGACGGTGTTTCGGCAGAAAGCAGAGCGGCTCACTGTGCAAGTCATCATGGAGACCCGGCAGGTGGCATGGACACGCACTGCAGACAAGACCGATGGTGTCT tggacCTGTTTGAGATCAGAGAGATTCGTCCAGGGAGGAACTCCAAGGACTTTGAACGCTTCAGAGATGGCAAAGACAAACACGATGAGAATACCTGCTTCACAATCTTCTACGGCTCACAGTTTGTTCTCAACACCCTCAGTCTGGGAG CTGATTCTGTGGAGGAGGCTCAGAAATGGCTGATAGGACTCGAACTGCTGAGGCAAGAGACAGTGGCTGCTCCAACTCCAGTTCTTATagagag TTGGCTGAGGAAGCAGATGTATTCTGTCAatcagaccaaaacaaacag CATCTCAATGAAGGAGCTGAAGGCTCTGCTTCCTTTGCTCAACTACAAGGCCCCAAGTTCTCGTGCTCTTAAGGACAAATTCCTG GAAGTGGGAGCAAAGAAAGATCGGCTGGACTTCGAGCAGTTTCATAAATTGTACAACCTTATAATGTTTGAACAGAATGAG atcCTTGACGAGTTCAAAAAGGAGTCATGTGCTTTTATTCTGGG TAACACAGATAAACCAGATGCCTCGGCAGTGCTGCTCCATGACTTCCAACGATTCCTCATGTACCAgcaacag GAAACCTGGGCCAGTGATCTGAACCAGGTCAGAGAACTGATGACCACCTTCATTGACGACACCATGAGGAAAACCAATGACCCAGAGTTCACCGTCAGCGAG TTcctcagtttcctgttttccaAGGAGAACTCTGTGTGGAATGAGAAGTTCTCTGAGATCAGCAACCTGGACATGAACAATCCTCTGTCCCATTACTGGATCAACTCCTCACACAACAC CTACCTGACAGGAGATCAGCTTCGGAGCGAGTCGTCCACAGAGGCTTACGTGCGCTGTCTGCGTCTGGGATGCCGCTGTGTAGAAT TGGACTGCTGGGAAGGGCCCGGGGAGCCAATCATCTACCATGGCTGGACCAGAACAACCAAGATCAAGTTTGAAGATGTGGTCAAAGCCATTAATGATCACGCGTTTGTCACCTCAGA GTTCCCGGTGATCCTGTCCATAGAGGAGCATTGCCCTTTAGAGCAGCAGCGTCAGATGGCTCGCATCTTCAAAGAAGTGTTTGGAAACAAACTGCTGACTGAACCTGTGGAGCAGATGGCTGAGCAGCTACCTTCACCTGCACAGCTGAAGGGCAAAATCATactcaag CACAAGAAGCTCAgcgtggagggaggaggaagcagtAAAGACCTGAGGAAGGGACAGAAACAGGGAGACCTGGAGATCTGGGACCCTGTGGACCAG cggTGGAACAAGCACTACTGTGTGATCCGTGATGACAAGCTGTACTATGCAGAGGAGGACGAGGATCAGGATGAAGATTCCAGGAAG TACCAGGACCTGCACTGCTCGGAGCCGTGGTTTCACGGCCACATGAAGGAGGGCAGGCTGATGGCCGAGCGATTAATCCACGATTACTGCGCAGAGACCGGGGGAAGAGACGGCACGTTCTTGGTCCGAGGAAGCGACACCTATGTCTCAGACTTCACCCTCTCCTTCTG gCGCAGTGGGAGGGTCCAGCACTGTCGTATTCGCTCTGGTTCAGAGGGGGGACACACTTACTTCTACCTGACGCCAAACCTGCACTTTCCCAGCGTGTACTCCCTGATCCAGCACTACAGAGAAAACCCACTGCGCTGCCAAGACTTCGAGCTGCGCCTCACTGACGCTGTACCACAGCCCGACCCACATCTACAAGAAAG GTGGTTCTACAGTAACCTGAGCAGAGGTCAGGCAGAGGATTACCTGCTGAGGATTCCCAGAGACGGAGCTTTCCTCATccgacagagagagggagaaccaGACTCCTATGCCATCACATTCAG GGGCGATGGCAAAGTGAAACACTGCCGGATTCAGAAGGAAGGCAACAAGTACCTGCTGGGCACCACTACAGAGTTTGAGAGCCTGGTGGAGCTGGTCAACTACTTCAAGAAGAAGCCGCTGTATCGCAAGATCAAGCTACGTTACCCGGTCACCCCTGAGCTGGTCGATCGCTTCAGCACA GAGAAAGACTGCGCCTCCCTGTACGAGATGAAGACATACGTGGAACCCAACGAGATTGAGCCTGCACTG CCTCAAAGTACCGTTAGGGCTTTATATAGCTACCCAGCTTCAAGGCCAGATGAGCTCAGCTTCAGTAAAGGAGCCTTGATACACAATGTAACGAAGGGGAACAATGGATG GTGGAAAGGTGACTATGGTGGAAAGGTGCAACTCTTCTTCCCATCTAACTATGTCGAGGAAGTGTCCAACAACACCCAACCTGAGACCAAAGGACAG GACCTGGAAGACAACCCCCTAGGTGAACTGTGTAAGGGCGTTGTGGACATCTCCAAGTGCAATATCCAAAACT TGAAGAATGGTAAAAATGGGAAGCCCCATGTGTTGACCCTGCAGGATATAGAGCAGGACAGTCTGCAGTTTGACCTGGCTGCAGGCTCTGTGGAGGAGCTGTTCGAATGGTACCAGGTGGCCTGGGACATTACTCAGAGAGAGATGAGCAAGCAGTACAACAGGGAGCAAGAG ATGAAACAGCAGGTGGAAGTGGAGAAGAAGGCGgaggttgccatggagatgtCGGACCTGGTGGTCTACTGCCAGCCACGCAGCAAGGAGAAGGACCGCTTCG ACGGTTACAGCTACAAAGAGATCCGCTCCTTTGTGGAGAACAAGACGCCATCGAAGAGCCGCACCAAGGACTTCTTGCAGTACAACCGCAAGGCTCTGAGTCGTGTCTACCCCAAAGGCCAGCGTGTGGAGTCCTCTAATTACGACCCTTACCCTCTGTGGGCCACTGGCTGTCACATGGTGGCTCTCAACTTCCAGACGGCAG ATAAATACACCCAGCTGAACAGTGCCCTCTTCAGCCTGAATGGACATACGGGCTACGTGCTGCAGCCGGAGCTCATGCGCTCTGATAGCTTCGACCCTAaccaggagaagaagaaggtcaaGCATGTCATTTCAGTCAGG GTGATTGCTGCCAGACACCTTCCTAAACCTGGCCGCAGCATCGCCAGTCCATTTGTTGAGATTGAGCTATGTGGACACACGGAGGAGAAGTTCAAGACCATCGTCTATC GTGATAATGGTCTGACCCCGGTATGGAAAGCCCCGGCAGAGCCTGTAGTCTTCACCGTGTATGAGCCTGAGCTTACCTTCCTGCGCTTTGTGGTCAATGAGGAGGACATGTTCTCAGACCCCAACTTCCTGGCTCAGGCCACATTTCCTGTCAAAGGCATCCGCTCAG GTTACCGCTCCGTACCTCTAAAGAACGGCTACAGTGAAAACTTGGAGTTAGCCTCTCTGCTGGTCTACGTCAGTGTACAGCAGGCAGgg agagcagaggaggaactaTACTCGTCCTCCAGCCAGCTGAAGAAAAAGCAGGCTGAGGTCAGCAATGAGCCTTTCCTGTATGACACTCACACCAACATTCAGCGCTCCACCCTCCCTCGCCAACAAAACAACCTCATGAGAGAGTACAGCACCAGTGAGAAACACAG GACGAAGGAAAAGAAGATAAACAGTAAGTAG